Proteins encoded within one genomic window of Macrobrachium nipponense isolate FS-2020 chromosome 8, ASM1510439v2, whole genome shotgun sequence:
- the LOC135222811 gene encoding facilitated trehalose transporter Tret1-like isoform X1 — protein MNVTLSLHCQSAVNMSEDGRKESKGSHSLLREVVFAAIVAAAKINDGLVIGWPSNLSKMKSGNNSSGFPIDSGESKLSITDDDIAWLASMMGLTLIVACFITGPLDEIIGPKRLLSLILIPLAGCWLLQAFTPYVSLLYVGRGLTVFFGAMITTLLSPLLAELCDTKHRGMVVSFSEIMLDLGLLGSYILAKFLSWRLATAFSALPFFILVVITPFVPESPFWLVEKNRIKDAETSLQRLRGPRSSSVAEELNAITSTTLQRNPSIFEQISKLKRARNAQPILLVSVIFMLREIGGKAVIFTYAVYMFTRTGVELDAFTCSILVGVVRLVFTLLSAYFLDNIGRRPILQCSSIVCGVSASLAGVVLIDDSRGSSWIPLAAVLLFVASYGLGLGPVPWVLIGELLPTPVRVLGASVVTSCGYLMLFVMNYVFPDVIDSVGLGWTLIFFALANFVLAAVVWAHLPETNNKTLQELETIFCTAHNDAACKMCQLETPQANLTPIVTIPLNRDQSLNRDQPWTDMQVNNGNVIVFYYNTEKERY, from the exons ATGAACGTAACGCTCTCTCTACACTGTCAAA GTGCTGTTAACATGAGCGAGGATGGGAGGAAGGAGTCTAAGGGTTCGCACAGCTTACTCAGAGAG GTCGTGTTTGCCGCTATTGTAGCCGCCGCTAAAATCAACGACGGGTTAGTCATCGGCTGGCCCTCCAACCTGTCCAAAATGAAGAGCGGGAATAATTCCTCCGGATTCCCGATTGATAGTGGAGAGAGCAAACTCTCTATCACAGATGATGACATCGCCTGGTTGG CCTCCATGATGGGCCTGACCCTCATCGTAGCGTGCTTCATAACAGGCCCCTTGGACGAGATCATTGGTCCCAAACGCCTACTCAGTTTGATCCTGATTCCCTTAGCCGGGTGCTGGCTGCTGCAGGCATTCACACCCTACGTCTCACTCCTGTACGTGGGCAGAGGTCTGACGGTCTTCTTCGGCGCCATGATTACCACGCTGCTGTCGCCGCTTCTTGCTGAGCTCTGCGACACCAAACATCGAGGGATGGTCGTCAGCTTCTCGGAGATCATGTTGGACTTGGGGCTTTTGGGTTCTTACATTCTGGCTAAGTTTCTCTCGTGGAGGTTAGCCACTGCATTTTCCGCATTGCCGTTTTTCATTCTGGTGGTGATTACGCCGTTTGTGCCGGAG TCTCCCTTCTGGCTGGTGGAAAAAAATCGAATCAAAGATGCCGAGACTTCGCTGCAGCGCCTCCGAGGTCCCAGATCTTCGTCCGTAGCTGAAGAACTAAATGCTATAACATCTACCACTCTCCAGAGAAATCCATCCATTTTTGAACAG ATATCCAAGCTGAAAAGGGCCAGGAATGCTCAACCGATATTATTAGTATCTGTTATATTCATGTTAAGAGAAATTGGCGGAAAGGCTGTTATTTTCACCTATGCCGTGTACATGTTCACTCGAACAGGTGTAGAATTAGACGCCTTTACCTGCTCAATCTTGGTTGGGGTTGTACGCCTAGTGTTTACTCTTTTATCAGCCTATTTCCTGGACAACATTGGCCGTCGACCCATCCTCCAGTGTTCGAGTATTGTGTGCGGCGTCTCAGCCTCTCTGGCGGGAGTGGTCCTCATTGACGATTCAAGAGGTTCCTCGTGGATTCCTTTGGCGGCTGTCTTGCTCTTCGTTGCATCGTATGGTTTAGGCTTAGGCCCAGTTCCTTGGGTACTGATAGGCGAGCTCTTACCAACTCCTGTCAGGGTCCTCGGTGCTTCAGTGGTCACCTCCTGTGGATATCTCATGCTTTTCGTCATGAATTATGTGTTTCCTGACGTCATCGATTCAGTCGGTCTCGGATGGACGCTTATATTCTTTGCTCTGGCTAACTTTGTTCTTGCAGCGGTGGTGTGGGCACACCTCCCAGAGACGAACAACAAGACGCTGCAGGAGTTGGAGACAATATTTTGCACTGCACACAACGATGCTGCCTGCAAAATGTGTCAGTTGGAAACCCCGCAGGCAAATCTAACTCCCATAGTGACAATACCGTTAAACAGAGACCAATCCTTAAACAGAGACCAACCTTGGACTGATATGCAGGTCAATAATGGCAATGTCATCGTCTTTTATTATAACACTGAAAAAGAACGATATTAA
- the LOC135222811 gene encoding facilitated trehalose transporter Tret1-like isoform X2 gives MSEDGRKESKGSHSLLREVVFAAIVAAAKINDGLVIGWPSNLSKMKSGNNSSGFPIDSGESKLSITDDDIAWLASMMGLTLIVACFITGPLDEIIGPKRLLSLILIPLAGCWLLQAFTPYVSLLYVGRGLTVFFGAMITTLLSPLLAELCDTKHRGMVVSFSEIMLDLGLLGSYILAKFLSWRLATAFSALPFFILVVITPFVPESPFWLVEKNRIKDAETSLQRLRGPRSSSVAEELNAITSTTLQRNPSIFEQISKLKRARNAQPILLVSVIFMLREIGGKAVIFTYAVYMFTRTGVELDAFTCSILVGVVRLVFTLLSAYFLDNIGRRPILQCSSIVCGVSASLAGVVLIDDSRGSSWIPLAAVLLFVASYGLGLGPVPWVLIGELLPTPVRVLGASVVTSCGYLMLFVMNYVFPDVIDSVGLGWTLIFFALANFVLAAVVWAHLPETNNKTLQELETIFCTAHNDAACKMCQLETPQANLTPIVTIPLNRDQSLNRDQPWTDMQVNNGNVIVFYYNTEKERY, from the exons ATGAGCGAGGATGGGAGGAAGGAGTCTAAGGGTTCGCACAGCTTACTCAGAGAG GTCGTGTTTGCCGCTATTGTAGCCGCCGCTAAAATCAACGACGGGTTAGTCATCGGCTGGCCCTCCAACCTGTCCAAAATGAAGAGCGGGAATAATTCCTCCGGATTCCCGATTGATAGTGGAGAGAGCAAACTCTCTATCACAGATGATGACATCGCCTGGTTGG CCTCCATGATGGGCCTGACCCTCATCGTAGCGTGCTTCATAACAGGCCCCTTGGACGAGATCATTGGTCCCAAACGCCTACTCAGTTTGATCCTGATTCCCTTAGCCGGGTGCTGGCTGCTGCAGGCATTCACACCCTACGTCTCACTCCTGTACGTGGGCAGAGGTCTGACGGTCTTCTTCGGCGCCATGATTACCACGCTGCTGTCGCCGCTTCTTGCTGAGCTCTGCGACACCAAACATCGAGGGATGGTCGTCAGCTTCTCGGAGATCATGTTGGACTTGGGGCTTTTGGGTTCTTACATTCTGGCTAAGTTTCTCTCGTGGAGGTTAGCCACTGCATTTTCCGCATTGCCGTTTTTCATTCTGGTGGTGATTACGCCGTTTGTGCCGGAG TCTCCCTTCTGGCTGGTGGAAAAAAATCGAATCAAAGATGCCGAGACTTCGCTGCAGCGCCTCCGAGGTCCCAGATCTTCGTCCGTAGCTGAAGAACTAAATGCTATAACATCTACCACTCTCCAGAGAAATCCATCCATTTTTGAACAG ATATCCAAGCTGAAAAGGGCCAGGAATGCTCAACCGATATTATTAGTATCTGTTATATTCATGTTAAGAGAAATTGGCGGAAAGGCTGTTATTTTCACCTATGCCGTGTACATGTTCACTCGAACAGGTGTAGAATTAGACGCCTTTACCTGCTCAATCTTGGTTGGGGTTGTACGCCTAGTGTTTACTCTTTTATCAGCCTATTTCCTGGACAACATTGGCCGTCGACCCATCCTCCAGTGTTCGAGTATTGTGTGCGGCGTCTCAGCCTCTCTGGCGGGAGTGGTCCTCATTGACGATTCAAGAGGTTCCTCGTGGATTCCTTTGGCGGCTGTCTTGCTCTTCGTTGCATCGTATGGTTTAGGCTTAGGCCCAGTTCCTTGGGTACTGATAGGCGAGCTCTTACCAACTCCTGTCAGGGTCCTCGGTGCTTCAGTGGTCACCTCCTGTGGATATCTCATGCTTTTCGTCATGAATTATGTGTTTCCTGACGTCATCGATTCAGTCGGTCTCGGATGGACGCTTATATTCTTTGCTCTGGCTAACTTTGTTCTTGCAGCGGTGGTGTGGGCACACCTCCCAGAGACGAACAACAAGACGCTGCAGGAGTTGGAGACAATATTTTGCACTGCACACAACGATGCTGCCTGCAAAATGTGTCAGTTGGAAACCCCGCAGGCAAATCTAACTCCCATAGTGACAATACCGTTAAACAGAGACCAATCCTTAAACAGAGACCAACCTTGGACTGATATGCAGGTCAATAATGGCAATGTCATCGTCTTTTATTATAACACTGAAAAAGAACGATATTAA